The Malus domestica chromosome 10, GDT2T_hap1 genome contains a region encoding:
- the LOC103445783 gene encoding protein Iojap, chloroplastic — translation MSVLITLSLAGAGAGYRFSDDLQKLGRLQPKLCQSPTALFPHKCFHCQCFWQVPRSKNLTLKSRELPRLRLARAKEAEDSFTPNVSEDTDDMFDDLFDKYGKVVYSSNDRKSPSTELDDDAETLSFAVAMANVANDVKAGDIKVLFVKPLVYWTRFFIIATAFSRPQSDAIASRIRDMAEEKYGRVPSGDSKPNSWTLLDFGDVVIHIFLPPQRAFYNLEEFYANATPVELPFENQSPFRG, via the exons atgtCGGTTCTCATTACTCTGTCTCTTGCCGGAGCTGGCGCCGGATACCGGTTCTCCGACGACCTCCAGAAGCTAGGTCGTCTTCAACCTAAGCTCTGTCAAAGTCCCACCGCGCTTTTTCCTCATAAGTGCTTTCACTGCCAGTGCTTTTGGCAAGTGCCCAGAAGCAAGAACCTAACTTTGAAGTCAAGGGAATTGCCAAGATTACGTTTGGCTCGCGCCAAGGAAGCTGAAGATAGTTTCACTCCG AATGTAAGCGAAGATACGGACGATATGTTTGATGACTTGTTTGATAAATATGGAAAGGTGGTATATAGTAGCAATGACAGGAAGTCTCCTAGCACAGAGCTTGATGATGATGCTGAAACCTTGTCAT TTGCTGTTGCAATGGCCAATGTAGCAAATGACGTAAAAGCAGGAGATATAAAGGTCCTATTTGTGAAGCCTCTTGTATATTGGACTCGGTTTTTTATCATTGCCACGGCATTTTCTCGTCCGCAAAGTGATGCAATTGC GTCCAGGATAAGAGATATGGCTGAGGAAAAGTATGGAAGAGTTCCATCTGGGGACTCAAAACCCAACTCATGGACCCTGTTGGACTTCG GTGATGTtgttattcatatatttcttccACCACAGCGAGCTTTCTACAACTTGGAAGAATTCTACGCTAATGCAACGCCCGTTGAATTGCCTTTTGAGAACCAGTCACCTTTTCGAGGCTGA
- the LOC103445784 gene encoding uncharacterized protein isoform X2 codes for MAAQYSAAIIQFPVSDGALLRSGLDSAHLYFHQKASYPAADMVNNNDPRDWCKTSGYNADPQLWLETYDYRPGLTPLEPNNTMEFPPAGVPDIFSMLAKAAKDILDAISFYLNLRSSPFTEVLDNVPLRNQEISSSVLSVCCHARPSFQGAQHHNFTTQEDGQLVMFSDHEHQVDKSLISLVKSDKAGLHIKDFQGRWVLVDGDLGPQEAIVYPGLALYQATAGYVNPALQRTEPTNTQSNLFGRCSLAFKLMPKPMTSLSCSEMRAAGHGVEPQFQLPVAVDDFMQRSHPTDQLFNRLSFQSFNFLAAQDGSVKPLLRRRKSERTKPLPPSKRLRVEAQRVLKERVQDIADKKGIKLRFCNLKECESHIQALDSPCANIRLEIGWPHGVPFVHPHDLPNKAKIGFLEAYEPGWTATHDMELSLTEPGQAGQSTLS; via the exons ATGGCAG CTCAGTATTCTGCTGCCATCATTCAGTTTCCAGTGAGTGATGGGGCTCTTTTGAGGTCGGGTTTAGATTCGGCTCACCTCTACTTCCACCAGAAAGCATCATACCCAGCTGCCGATATGGTTAATAATAATGACCCTCGTGACTGGTGCAAGACTTCCGGTTATAATGCAGATCCCCAATTGTGGCTGGAAACCTATGATTACAGACCTGGACTCACTCCTTTAGAGCCCAACAACACAATGGAATTTCCTCCAGCAGGTGTACCAGATATATTTTCAATGCTTGCAAAGGCAGCTAAGGATATATTGGATGCTATCAGCTTCTATTTGAACTTGAGGAGCTCTCCATTTACTGAAGTACTTGATAATGTTCCCTTAAGAAATCAGGAAATATCTTCTTCAGTATTATCTGTCTGCTGTCATGCAAGGCCTTCATTTCAGGGCGCACAACACCATAATTTTACGACCCAAGAGGATGGCCAGTTGGTTATGTTTTCTGACCATGAGCATCAAGTTGACAAAAGCTTGATATCTCTTGTCAAGTCAGACAAGGCCGGTCTACACATAAAGGACTTTCAGGGTCGTTGGGTTCTTGTGGATGGCGATCTTGGTCCTCAAGAAGCTATTGTTTACCCCGGACTTGCACTCTATCAGGCAACTGCAGGATATGTCAACCCAGCACTACAGAGAACAGAGCCTACTAATACACAGAGTAACTTGTTTGGGCGATGTTCCTTGGCATTTAAACTCATGCCTAAACCCATGACCAGTCTCAGTTGTTCAGAGATGAGAGCCGCTGGTCATGGGGTTGAACCTCAGTTCCAGCTTCCAGTAGCGGTTGATGACTTTATGCAGAGATCTCACCCCACCGATCAACTCTTTAACAGACTCagttttcaaagtttcaattttCTTGCAGCACAAGATG GATCTGTGAAGCCTTTGTTGAGGAGGAGAAAGAGTGAAAGAACCAAACCTCTGCCGCCTTCCAAGAGATTACGGGTCGAGGCCCAGAGAGTCCTGAAGGAAAGGGTTCAAGACATTGCAGACAAGAAGGGAATCAAGCTGAGGTTCTGCAACCTGAAGGAGTGTGAGAGTCACATTCAGGCACTTGATAGCCCATGTGCAAATATAAGATTGGAGATCGGGTGGCCGCATGGAGTGCCATTTGTTCATCCCCATGATCTCCCAAACAAGGCAAAGATCGGTTTCCTTGAAGCCTATGAACCTGGTTGGACTGCTACTCATGATATGGAGTTAAGTCTAACTGAACCTGGACAAGCCGGCCAGTCAACACTCagttaa
- the LOC103445784 gene encoding uncharacterized protein isoform X3, protein MVNNNDPRDWCKTSGYNADPQLWLETYDYRPGLTPLEPNNTMEFPPAGVPDIFSMLAKAAKDILDAISFYLNLRSSPFTEVLDNVPLRNQEISSSVLSVCCHARPSFQGAQHHNFTTQEDGQLVMFSDHEHQVDKSLISLVKSDKAGLHIKDFQGRWVLVDGDLGPQEAIVYPGLALYQATAGYVNPALQRTEPTNTQSNLFGRCSLAFKLMPKPMTSLSCSEMRAAGHGVEPQFQLPVAVDDFMQRSHPTDQLFNRLSFQSFNFLAAQDGSVKPLLRRRKSERTKPLPPSKRLRVEAQRVLKERVQDIADKKGIKLRFCNLKECESHIQALDSPCANIRLEIGWPHGVPFVHPHDLPNKAKIGFLEAYEPGWTATHDMELSLTEPGQAGQSTLS, encoded by the exons ATGGTTAATAATAATGACCCTCGTGACTGGTGCAAGACTTCCGGTTATAATGCAGATCCCCAATTGTGGCTGGAAACCTATGATTACAGACCTGGACTCACTCCTTTAGAGCCCAACAACACAATGGAATTTCCTCCAGCAGGTGTACCAGATATATTTTCAATGCTTGCAAAGGCAGCTAAGGATATATTGGATGCTATCAGCTTCTATTTGAACTTGAGGAGCTCTCCATTTACTGAAGTACTTGATAATGTTCCCTTAAGAAATCAGGAAATATCTTCTTCAGTATTATCTGTCTGCTGTCATGCAAGGCCTTCATTTCAGGGCGCACAACACCATAATTTTACGACCCAAGAGGATGGCCAGTTGGTTATGTTTTCTGACCATGAGCATCAAGTTGACAAAAGCTTGATATCTCTTGTCAAGTCAGACAAGGCCGGTCTACACATAAAGGACTTTCAGGGTCGTTGGGTTCTTGTGGATGGCGATCTTGGTCCTCAAGAAGCTATTGTTTACCCCGGACTTGCACTCTATCAGGCAACTGCAGGATATGTCAACCCAGCACTACAGAGAACAGAGCCTACTAATACACAGAGTAACTTGTTTGGGCGATGTTCCTTGGCATTTAAACTCATGCCTAAACCCATGACCAGTCTCAGTTGTTCAGAGATGAGAGCCGCTGGTCATGGGGTTGAACCTCAGTTCCAGCTTCCAGTAGCGGTTGATGACTTTATGCAGAGATCTCACCCCACCGATCAACTCTTTAACAGACTCagttttcaaagtttcaattttCTTGCAGCACAAGATG GATCTGTGAAGCCTTTGTTGAGGAGGAGAAAGAGTGAAAGAACCAAACCTCTGCCGCCTTCCAAGAGATTACGGGTCGAGGCCCAGAGAGTCCTGAAGGAAAGGGTTCAAGACATTGCAGACAAGAAGGGAATCAAGCTGAGGTTCTGCAACCTGAAGGAGTGTGAGAGTCACATTCAGGCACTTGATAGCCCATGTGCAAATATAAGATTGGAGATCGGGTGGCCGCATGGAGTGCCATTTGTTCATCCCCATGATCTCCCAAACAAGGCAAAGATCGGTTTCCTTGAAGCCTATGAACCTGGTTGGACTGCTACTCATGATATGGAGTTAAGTCTAACTGAACCTGGACAAGCCGGCCAGTCAACACTCagttaa
- the LOC103445784 gene encoding uncharacterized protein isoform X1, giving the protein MAGNGLPSLGRVKLADLAPAEGLPSDSYKLSVSTLSQSLAQYSAAIIQFPVSDGALLRSGLDSAHLYFHQKASYPAADMVNNNDPRDWCKTSGYNADPQLWLETYDYRPGLTPLEPNNTMEFPPAGVPDIFSMLAKAAKDILDAISFYLNLRSSPFTEVLDNVPLRNQEISSSVLSVCCHARPSFQGAQHHNFTTQEDGQLVMFSDHEHQVDKSLISLVKSDKAGLHIKDFQGRWVLVDGDLGPQEAIVYPGLALYQATAGYVNPALQRTEPTNTQSNLFGRCSLAFKLMPKPMTSLSCSEMRAAGHGVEPQFQLPVAVDDFMQRSHPTDQLFNRLSFQSFNFLAAQDGSVKPLLRRRKSERTKPLPPSKRLRVEAQRVLKERVQDIADKKGIKLRFCNLKECESHIQALDSPCANIRLEIGWPHGVPFVHPHDLPNKAKIGFLEAYEPGWTATHDMELSLTEPGQAGQSTLS; this is encoded by the exons ATGGCAGGTAATGGTCTGCCATCTCTGGGTCGTGTGAAACTAGCCGATTTGGCTCCTGCTGAAGGCCTTCCATCAGATTCTTACAAACTATCTGTTTCAACTTTGTCACAATCACTAGCTCAGTATTCTGCTGCCATCATTCAGTTTCCAGTGAGTGATGGGGCTCTTTTGAGGTCGGGTTTAGATTCGGCTCACCTCTACTTCCACCAGAAAGCATCATACCCAGCTGCCGATATGGTTAATAATAATGACCCTCGTGACTGGTGCAAGACTTCCGGTTATAATGCAGATCCCCAATTGTGGCTGGAAACCTATGATTACAGACCTGGACTCACTCCTTTAGAGCCCAACAACACAATGGAATTTCCTCCAGCAGGTGTACCAGATATATTTTCAATGCTTGCAAAGGCAGCTAAGGATATATTGGATGCTATCAGCTTCTATTTGAACTTGAGGAGCTCTCCATTTACTGAAGTACTTGATAATGTTCCCTTAAGAAATCAGGAAATATCTTCTTCAGTATTATCTGTCTGCTGTCATGCAAGGCCTTCATTTCAGGGCGCACAACACCATAATTTTACGACCCAAGAGGATGGCCAGTTGGTTATGTTTTCTGACCATGAGCATCAAGTTGACAAAAGCTTGATATCTCTTGTCAAGTCAGACAAGGCCGGTCTACACATAAAGGACTTTCAGGGTCGTTGGGTTCTTGTGGATGGCGATCTTGGTCCTCAAGAAGCTATTGTTTACCCCGGACTTGCACTCTATCAGGCAACTGCAGGATATGTCAACCCAGCACTACAGAGAACAGAGCCTACTAATACACAGAGTAACTTGTTTGGGCGATGTTCCTTGGCATTTAAACTCATGCCTAAACCCATGACCAGTCTCAGTTGTTCAGAGATGAGAGCCGCTGGTCATGGGGTTGAACCTCAGTTCCAGCTTCCAGTAGCGGTTGATGACTTTATGCAGAGATCTCACCCCACCGATCAACTCTTTAACAGACTCagttttcaaagtttcaattttCTTGCAGCACAAGATG GATCTGTGAAGCCTTTGTTGAGGAGGAGAAAGAGTGAAAGAACCAAACCTCTGCCGCCTTCCAAGAGATTACGGGTCGAGGCCCAGAGAGTCCTGAAGGAAAGGGTTCAAGACATTGCAGACAAGAAGGGAATCAAGCTGAGGTTCTGCAACCTGAAGGAGTGTGAGAGTCACATTCAGGCACTTGATAGCCCATGTGCAAATATAAGATTGGAGATCGGGTGGCCGCATGGAGTGCCATTTGTTCATCCCCATGATCTCCCAAACAAGGCAAAGATCGGTTTCCTTGAAGCCTATGAACCTGGTTGGACTGCTACTCATGATATGGAGTTAAGTCTAACTGAACCTGGACAAGCCGGCCAGTCAACACTCagttaa
- the LOC103445784 gene encoding uncharacterized protein isoform X5, with protein sequence MAGNGLPSLGRVKLADLAPAEGLPSDSYKLSVSTLSQSLAQYSAAIIQFPVSDGALLRSGLDSAHLYFHQKASYPAADMVNNNDPRDWCKTSGYNADPQLWLETYDYRPGLTPLEPNNTMEFPPAGVPDIFSMLAKAAKDILDAISFYLNLRSSPFTEVLDNVPLRNQEISSSVLSVCCHARPSFQGAQHHNFTTQEDGQLVMFSDHEHQVDKSLISLVKSDKAGLHIKDFQGRWVLVDGDLGPQEAIVYPGLALYQATAGYVNPALQRTEPTNTQSNLFGRCSLAFKLMPKPMTSLSCSEMRAAGHGVEPQFQLPVAVDDFMQRSHPTDQLFNRLSFQSFNFLAAQDGPWIDEMLVQDL encoded by the exons ATGGCAGGTAATGGTCTGCCATCTCTGGGTCGTGTGAAACTAGCCGATTTGGCTCCTGCTGAAGGCCTTCCATCAGATTCTTACAAACTATCTGTTTCAACTTTGTCACAATCACTAGCTCAGTATTCTGCTGCCATCATTCAGTTTCCAGTGAGTGATGGGGCTCTTTTGAGGTCGGGTTTAGATTCGGCTCACCTCTACTTCCACCAGAAAGCATCATACCCAGCTGCCGATATGGTTAATAATAATGACCCTCGTGACTGGTGCAAGACTTCCGGTTATAATGCAGATCCCCAATTGTGGCTGGAAACCTATGATTACAGACCTGGACTCACTCCTTTAGAGCCCAACAACACAATGGAATTTCCTCCAGCAGGTGTACCAGATATATTTTCAATGCTTGCAAAGGCAGCTAAGGATATATTGGATGCTATCAGCTTCTATTTGAACTTGAGGAGCTCTCCATTTACTGAAGTACTTGATAATGTTCCCTTAAGAAATCAGGAAATATCTTCTTCAGTATTATCTGTCTGCTGTCATGCAAGGCCTTCATTTCAGGGCGCACAACACCATAATTTTACGACCCAAGAGGATGGCCAGTTGGTTATGTTTTCTGACCATGAGCATCAAGTTGACAAAAGCTTGATATCTCTTGTCAAGTCAGACAAGGCCGGTCTACACATAAAGGACTTTCAGGGTCGTTGGGTTCTTGTGGATGGCGATCTTGGTCCTCAAGAAGCTATTGTTTACCCCGGACTTGCACTCTATCAGGCAACTGCAGGATATGTCAACCCAGCACTACAGAGAACAGAGCCTACTAATACACAGAGTAACTTGTTTGGGCGATGTTCCTTGGCATTTAAACTCATGCCTAAACCCATGACCAGTCTCAGTTGTTCAGAGATGAGAGCCGCTGGTCATGGGGTTGAACCTCAGTTCCAGCTTCCAGTAGCGGTTGATGACTTTATGCAGAGATCTCACCCCACCGATCAACTCTTTAACAGACTCagttttcaaagtttcaattttCTTGCAGCACAAGATG GTCCTTGGATCGATGAAATGCTGGTACAGGATCTGTGA
- the LOC103445784 gene encoding uncharacterized protein isoform X4 — protein sequence MAGNGLPSLGRVKLADLAPAEGLPSDSYKLSVSTLSQSLAQYSAAIIQFPVSDGALLRSGLDSAHLYFHQKASYPAADMVNNNDPRDWCKTSGYNADPQLWLETYDYRPGLTPLEPNNTMEFPPAGVPDIFSMLAKAAKDILDAISFYLNLRSSPFTEVLDNVPLRNQEISSSVLSVCCHARPSFQGAQHHNFTTQEDGQLVMFSDHEHQVDKSLISLVKSDKAGLHIKDFQGRWVLVDGDLGPQEAIVYPGLALYQATAGYVNPALQRTEPTNTQSNLFGRCSLAFKLMPKPMTSLSCSEMRAAGHGVEPQFQLPVAVDDFMQRSHPTDQLFNRLSFQSFNFLAAQDAGPWIDEMLVQDL from the exons ATGGCAGGTAATGGTCTGCCATCTCTGGGTCGTGTGAAACTAGCCGATTTGGCTCCTGCTGAAGGCCTTCCATCAGATTCTTACAAACTATCTGTTTCAACTTTGTCACAATCACTAGCTCAGTATTCTGCTGCCATCATTCAGTTTCCAGTGAGTGATGGGGCTCTTTTGAGGTCGGGTTTAGATTCGGCTCACCTCTACTTCCACCAGAAAGCATCATACCCAGCTGCCGATATGGTTAATAATAATGACCCTCGTGACTGGTGCAAGACTTCCGGTTATAATGCAGATCCCCAATTGTGGCTGGAAACCTATGATTACAGACCTGGACTCACTCCTTTAGAGCCCAACAACACAATGGAATTTCCTCCAGCAGGTGTACCAGATATATTTTCAATGCTTGCAAAGGCAGCTAAGGATATATTGGATGCTATCAGCTTCTATTTGAACTTGAGGAGCTCTCCATTTACTGAAGTACTTGATAATGTTCCCTTAAGAAATCAGGAAATATCTTCTTCAGTATTATCTGTCTGCTGTCATGCAAGGCCTTCATTTCAGGGCGCACAACACCATAATTTTACGACCCAAGAGGATGGCCAGTTGGTTATGTTTTCTGACCATGAGCATCAAGTTGACAAAAGCTTGATATCTCTTGTCAAGTCAGACAAGGCCGGTCTACACATAAAGGACTTTCAGGGTCGTTGGGTTCTTGTGGATGGCGATCTTGGTCCTCAAGAAGCTATTGTTTACCCCGGACTTGCACTCTATCAGGCAACTGCAGGATATGTCAACCCAGCACTACAGAGAACAGAGCCTACTAATACACAGAGTAACTTGTTTGGGCGATGTTCCTTGGCATTTAAACTCATGCCTAAACCCATGACCAGTCTCAGTTGTTCAGAGATGAGAGCCGCTGGTCATGGGGTTGAACCTCAGTTCCAGCTTCCAGTAGCGGTTGATGACTTTATGCAGAGATCTCACCCCACCGATCAACTCTTTAACAGACTCagttttcaaagtttcaattttCTTGCAGCACAAGATG CAGGTCCTTGGATCGATGAAATGCTGGTACAGGATCTGTGA